From Micromonospora echinaurantiaca:
CCGGTCTGCTCGCCGCCGGCGCGGTGGCCGGCCTGGCCGGCGCGATGGCCCTGCGCCGGCGCCGGGAGCAGCAGGAGTGGGCCGAGTACGACCCGACCCGCACGCTGGAGCCGATGCGCGACGAGGTCGACACCATCGAGGTGAAGACCGGCGGCGGCAGCGGGGTGACCGACGCGTCCACCATGTCCAGCGGCTCGGGCATGACCGGCGGCCCGGCCGGGGCCGGCAGCTCGGCGATGGCCGGCGACGACAGCGCCTCCACGACCGCAGCGGGCAAGCAGCCGACCATCCAGGCGACCGACAAGGTCCCGTCGGTGGCCGAGGGTGCCCGGGACGTCTCCGGTCGGCCGGCCGACGACCTGAGCAAGGCGATGAGCAAGAACACCGCCCGGACCAACGGGCGCCGCTGACCCACGGGTCAGGGCGCCGCGGACCGGAGGGACCGCGGGAAGCGCCGGCGAGACGGGGATGGCCCCGGGACGCCGGCGCTTCCGCGTCCGGGTGCGGGTGCGGGTGCGGGTGCGGCGGCGAGGCTGGTCAGAGCCAGCCGTTGCGGCGGAACCAGCGGTAGAGGGCGAGCGAGATGGCGAGCATCAGCGCGAGCACGACCGGATAGCCGTACGTCATCCGCAGCTCGGGCATGACGTCGAAGTTCATCCCGTAGATGCCGGCGATGGCGGTCCAGACCGCGGCGATGGCCGCCCACGCGGCGATCTTGCGCATGTCGTTGTTCTGGTCGACCGTCACCTGGGCCAGCCGCGCCTGGAGGATCGAGTTGAGCAGGTCGTCGTAGGAGTTGACCTGCTCCACGGTCCGGCTGAGGTGGTCCTGCACGTCCCGGAAGTAGCGGCGCACCTCCTTGGGCACGTCCCGGTTCATCTGCGAGGTGAGCGTCATCAGCGGTCGCTGCAGCGGCGTCACCGCCCGCTTGAACTCCACCAGTTCCCGCTTCATCTGGTAGATCCGCTGGATCCGGCCGCTGGCCTGCCGGTCGAAGACCTCCGCCTCCAGCGTGTCGAGGTCGTCCTCCAGCCGGTCGGCCACCTCCAGGTAGAGGTCCACCACCCGGTCGGTGATCGCGTACGCCACCGCCCAGGGGCCCTGGAGCAGCAGTTCCTGCTTGGTCTCCAGGTCGGCCCGCACGGGTGAGAGCCGGCAGGCGTCCCCGTGCCGGACGCTGATCAGGAAGTTCGGGCCGATGAAGAGCATCACCTGGCCGGTCTCGACCACCTCGGAGGTCTCGGTCAGCTCGGCGTGCTCGCAGTAGCGGGCGGTGCGCAGCACCAGGAAGCTCACCTCGTTGAAGAGCTCCAGCTTGGGCCGCTGCTGGGCCTTGACCGCGTCCTCGACCGCCAGCTCGTGCAGGCCGTAGGTGGCGGCGATGGCGGTCATCTCGTCCAGCGACGGCTCGTGCAGCCCGAGCCAGACGAAGCCGTGTTCCGCTCCGCGGGCGGCCTGGAGCGCCTCGGCGTAGTCCCAGTCGCCCGGCTGCCGCCGGCCGTCGACGTAGAGCGCGCAGTCGACCACGGCGCTGCGGCCGGGGGCGCTGGGCGGGGCGGCGTCGCGGGCACCGTCGGCGCCCCGGCGGCGGGCCATCGCCCGTACCGGTGCCACCCAGGCCCGGGGCTTGAGCACCCGGCCGGCGCTCGGCGG
This genomic window contains:
- the corA gene encoding magnesium/cobalt transporter CorA, with translation MTDRVERVAPPSAGRVLKPRAWVAPVRAMARRRGADGARDAAPPSAPGRSAVVDCALYVDGRRQPGDWDYAEALQAARGAEHGFVWLGLHEPSLDEMTAIAATYGLHELAVEDAVKAQQRPKLELFNEVSFLVLRTARYCEHAELTETSEVVETGQVMLFIGPNFLISVRHGDACRLSPVRADLETKQELLLQGPWAVAYAITDRVVDLYLEVADRLEDDLDTLEAEVFDRQASGRIQRIYQMKRELVEFKRAVTPLQRPLMTLTSQMNRDVPKEVRRYFRDVQDHLSRTVEQVNSYDDLLNSILQARLAQVTVDQNNDMRKIAAWAAIAAVWTAIAGIYGMNFDVMPELRMTYGYPVVLALMLAISLALYRWFRRNGWL